The following are encoded in a window of Pyxidicoccus xibeiensis genomic DNA:
- a CDS encoding AraC family transcriptional regulator has product MSSSPKEFAGRPEALDEQNSDVLADVLDTMRLSTVMYGRFELCAPWGIRFCERPVAHIVLLARGSARLEVEGVEGAVTLSAGDLALLPHGGEHTLRDAEGSPFHILGQGECKRTQGVGPIRLGGDGERTTLVAGSFRLGTAPRTLLFERLPRLIHVAADAPAIAPSLASTAQLLITESASSSPGATVVMSRLADILLVQALRAHIATGQCGENGLCALADPQIRKALSLLHERPAAPWTVESLASAVALSRSGFAARFTALVGKPPLEYLARWRMTKAAQLLRESELPLSELAEASGYQSEASFNRAFKRWGGSTPGAYRREHRRGGARSVPAAEAAAATAPSGS; this is encoded by the coding sequence ATGTCGTCCAGTCCAAAAGAATTTGCAGGGCGTCCAGAGGCGCTGGACGAGCAGAACTCGGATGTCCTCGCCGACGTGCTGGACACGATGCGCCTGTCGACCGTCATGTATGGCCGTTTCGAGCTGTGTGCCCCCTGGGGCATCCGGTTCTGCGAGCGCCCCGTCGCGCACATCGTCCTGCTCGCGCGCGGAAGCGCTCGCCTGGAAGTCGAGGGAGTCGAGGGCGCAGTCACCCTGTCGGCCGGAGACCTGGCCCTGCTTCCTCACGGCGGAGAGCACACGCTCCGCGACGCGGAAGGAAGTCCGTTCCACATCCTGGGGCAGGGCGAATGCAAGCGAACCCAGGGGGTGGGGCCGATACGGCTCGGTGGTGATGGCGAGCGCACCACCCTGGTCGCGGGCTCCTTCCGGCTCGGCACCGCGCCGCGCACGCTGCTGTTCGAGCGGCTCCCGCGCCTCATCCACGTCGCCGCGGATGCTCCGGCGATAGCCCCGTCGCTGGCGTCGACCGCTCAACTGCTCATCACCGAGAGTGCCTCGTCCAGCCCGGGGGCGACCGTCGTCATGAGCCGGCTCGCGGACATCCTGCTCGTGCAGGCCCTGCGGGCGCACATCGCGACAGGTCAGTGCGGGGAGAATGGGCTGTGCGCGCTCGCGGACCCCCAGATTCGAAAGGCCCTCTCGCTCCTCCACGAGAGACCCGCCGCCCCATGGACTGTCGAGAGCCTCGCATCGGCCGTCGCCCTCTCACGCTCCGGCTTCGCCGCCCGCTTCACCGCGCTCGTCGGAAAGCCGCCCCTGGAGTACCTCGCGCGGTGGCGGATGACGAAGGCCGCCCAGCTCCTTCGAGAGAGCGAGCTTCCGTTGAGCGAGCTCGCGGAGGCCAGCGGCTACCAGAGCGAGGCCTCGTTCAATCGGGCCTTCAAGCGCTGGGGAGGGAGCACCCCAGGGGCGTACCGGCGCGAACACCGCCGGGGAGGAGCCAGGAGCGTCCCCGCCGCCGAAGCCGCGGCCGCTACGGCACCTTCGGGGAGCTGA
- a CDS encoding GFA family protein: MAPLHQPAALNRAPIRPILCGAVAFTAKLDLAQGTRRCNCSICTKARAWFAIVKADELTLQKGEEHLADYSWTPPGGPKVHLHCRFCKTCGIRAFARGEQEDLGGTFYAIAIAALDDIEVDSDQLASSITYVEGRHDEYSKAPADKRLM, from the coding sequence TTGGCCCCTCTTCACCAACCCGCCGCCCTCAACAGGGCTCCTATCCGTCCTATACTTTGCGGCGCGGTTGCCTTCACGGCCAAGCTTGATCTCGCGCAGGGAACGCGTCGCTGCAACTGCTCCATCTGCACGAAGGCGCGAGCCTGGTTCGCAATCGTCAAAGCCGATGAACTGACACTCCAGAAAGGCGAGGAGCACCTGGCCGATTACAGCTGGACCCCGCCCGGTGGCCCCAAGGTCCATCTCCACTGCCGGTTCTGCAAGACATGCGGCATTCGCGCATTCGCACGAGGAGAGCAGGAAGACCTCGGCGGCACCTTCTATGCGATAGCCATCGCCGCGCTCGACGATATCGAGGTCGACAGCGACCAGCTTGCCAGCTCTATCACCTATGTCGAAGGGCGCCACGACGAGTACAGCAAGGCACCGGCCGACAAGCGCCTGATGTGA
- a CDS encoding alkene reductase, with translation MPNTSKLLSPFRLGRLELKNRMVMAPMTRSRAVGDGNVPNPLAAPYYAQRASAGLLITEATQVSPQGVGYIRTPGMHSPEQVAGWRKVTEAVHAAGGILFAQLWHVGRVSHPDFHDGRLPVAPSAIGYEGEVFTFQGKKRVVTPRALETEELPGVVEQFRRAAENAREAGFDGVELHGSNGYLLDQFLRDGSNQRTDAYGGSIENRARFPLEMARAVVGVWGSERVGYRLAPQSFPYAGVTDSTPAETFTHMARELSRLGLGYLHVTEAVSGKDVPSPEQRISPLLRKAFQGAFIVNGGYDARTGEEAIALGEADLVAYGVPFLANPDLPERFRHEAALNPVDASTFFTGEEKGYTDYPTLR, from the coding sequence ATGCCAAACACCTCGAAGCTGCTGTCTCCCTTTCGTCTCGGCCGTCTCGAATTGAAGAACCGGATGGTGATGGCGCCCATGACGCGCAGCCGGGCGGTGGGCGACGGCAATGTGCCCAACCCCCTGGCGGCGCCCTACTACGCGCAGCGCGCCTCCGCGGGGCTCCTCATCACCGAGGCCACCCAGGTCAGCCCTCAGGGCGTGGGGTACATCCGCACGCCTGGCATGCACTCGCCCGAGCAGGTGGCGGGCTGGAGGAAGGTGACGGAGGCCGTCCACGCGGCGGGCGGAATCCTCTTCGCGCAGCTGTGGCACGTGGGGCGTGTCTCGCACCCGGACTTCCATGACGGCCGCTTGCCAGTGGCTCCCTCGGCGATCGGGTACGAAGGCGAGGTCTTCACGTTCCAGGGCAAGAAGCGCGTCGTGACGCCGCGAGCGCTCGAGACCGAGGAGCTGCCCGGCGTCGTCGAGCAGTTCCGGCGCGCGGCCGAGAACGCCCGGGAGGCGGGCTTCGATGGCGTCGAGCTGCACGGCAGCAACGGCTACCTCCTGGACCAGTTCCTGCGGGATGGCTCCAACCAGCGCACGGATGCGTACGGCGGCAGCATCGAGAACCGGGCCCGCTTCCCGCTGGAGATGGCGCGCGCGGTGGTGGGCGTCTGGGGCTCGGAGCGAGTGGGGTACCGGCTGGCGCCGCAATCGTTTCCCTACGCAGGCGTGACGGACTCCACGCCGGCCGAGACGTTCACCCATATGGCGCGCGAGCTGAGCCGGTTGGGGCTCGGCTACCTGCACGTGACGGAGGCCGTGTCGGGAAAGGACGTGCCGAGCCCGGAGCAGCGCATCTCACCGCTGCTGCGCAAGGCGTTCCAGGGAGCGTTCATCGTCAACGGTGGCTACGACGCGCGGACCGGCGAGGAAGCGATTGCCCTGGGCGAGGCGGATCTCGTGGCGTACGGCGTGCCGTTCCTCGCCAACCCGGACCTGCCGGAGCGCTTCCGGCACGAGGCCGCCCTCAACCCGGTGGACGCCTCCACCTTCTTCACCGGCGAGGAGAAGGGCTACACGGACTACCCGACGCTGCGCTGA